The proteins below are encoded in one region of Rhododendron vialii isolate Sample 1 chromosome 7a, ASM3025357v1:
- the LOC131334184 gene encoding probable xyloglucan endotransglucosylase/hydrolase protein 30, with the protein MENFHSLSKGLVPLLSLLLSHLVYVATGAFNVTTIPFNKGFSPLWGDGNVVRSSDDQSVSLVLNQYTGSGFKSSDLYNHGFFSARIKLPSEYTAGIVVAFYTTNGDVFKKTHDELDFEFLGNIRGKRWRFQTNVYGNGSTSRGREERYYLWFDPSKEFHRYSILWTNKNIIFYIDEVPIREIQSDAMAGDFPSKPMSLYATIWDASNWATSGGKYKVNYKYAPFVAEFTNLALHGCAVDPIQEVLASACSQKDDQLENNNYASVTPKQRVAMKKFRKNYMYYSYCYDTIRYSTPLPECVIDPVERRQFKDTGRLNFNERRHHHSKRRSQVPSMRNYGDQDED; encoded by the exons atggaaaattttcattctctctccaaaGGTCTCGTAccgctcctctctctcctcctatcCCATCTTGTCTACGTTGCAACAGGAGCGTTTAACGTGACCACAATCCCGTTCAACAAAGGCTTCAGTCCTCTTTGGGGTGACGGCAACGTCGTCCGATCATCCGACGATCAAAGTGTTAGCCTTGTCCTCAACCAATACACAG GTTCTGGGTTCAAGTCTTCTGACCTATATAACCATGGCTTCTTCAGTGCTAGAATCAAGTTGCCATCGGAATACACCGCCGGCATAGTCGTCGCCTTCTAC ACGACGAATGGAGACGTATTCAAGAAAACGCACGATGAATTGGACTTCGAATTTCTGGGAAATATCAGAGGAAAACGGTGGAGATTTCAGACTAACGTTTATGGAAATGGAAGCACAAGcagagggagagaagagagatacTACCTGTGGTTTGACCCCTCCAAAGAGTTCCACCGTTACAGCATCCTATGGACCAATAAAAACATCAT CTTCTATATAGATGAGGTTCCGATTCGTGAAATACAAAGTGATGCCATGGCCGGAGACTTCCCTTCTAAACCAATGTCATTGTATGCCACCATATGGGATGCTTCGAATTGGGCTACTTCTGGTGGCAAGTACAAGGTTAACTACAAGTACGCTCCGTTCGTGGCTGAATTCACCAACCTTGCCCTCCATGGATGCGCTGTTGATCCCATTCAAGAGGTTTTGGCCTCCGCTTGTTCTCAGAAAGACGATCAATTAGAAAACAACAATTACGCTAGTGTCACGCCTAAACAACGGGTGGCCATGAAGAAATTTAGAAAGAATTACATGTACTACTCGTACTGTTATGATACGATAAGGTATTCTACCCCACTACCGGAATGTGTGATTGATCCGGTAGAGAGGCGTCAGTTCAAGGATACGGGAAGGTTAAATTTCAATGAGAGGCGCCACCACCACTCCAAGAGAAGAAGCCAGGTTCCAAGCATGAGGAATTATGGAGACCAAGATGAGGATTGA